The segment ATCAACGTGCGATTGAGGAAATAAAGGGCACTTCGGGTGAAATCCTTTTTGGAGGTAGCGTCTTGGATGGCCCGGGACATTTTGTTGAACCTACCCTGGTGTATGCACAAGAACAGTCAGAGCTAATTCGAAGAGAAACTTTTGCTCCTATCTTATATATTCTCACTTTTGATAGCATCGAAGAGGCTATCTCACTCCAAAATGATGTTAAGCAAGGATTGTCTTCGGCGCTTTTCACCCAAAATCTTCGACATGAAGAACTCTTTCTGTCCGTTTTAGGCAGTGACTGTGGGCTTGCAAATGTCAATATGGGCACCTCTGGCGCAGAAATAGGGGGCGCTTTTGGGGGCGAAAAAGAGACTGGGGGAGGGAGGGAAGCGGGATCGGATGTTTGGAAGTATTATATGCGCCGGCAAACCTGCACTATTAATTGGAGCAATGAACTTCCGCTGGCCCAAGGGATTAACTTTACCTTACCAAAAAAGGAAGGTGCGATGTGAAGCAGATATTAATAGAGCCCCCGCACCCTTTATTACCCGATGAGAATGGTTTTTTTGGAAAATATGGGGGTCAATACCTGTCAGAAGAATTAAACCCCAATCTCACAGAGTTGACGCGAGAATTTTATAACATCATTGAAGATAAAACATTCTGGTTTAGTTTCGTAAATTTGGTCCAAGAGTTCAGCGGCAGACCTACTCCCATCACCTTTGCTGGCAATTTAACCCGGCTATTAGGAGGAGCGCAAATATATTTGAAACGGGAAGATTTAAATCATACTGGCGCCCATAAGATTAATAATGCTTTAGGTCAGGGATTATTAATGCAACGTTTGGGCAAAAAAAGGGTAGTGGCGGAAACAGGAGCCGGCCAGCATGGCTTGGCTACCTCCATAATGGCGGCTCGGTTCGGTTTTGACGCACATATTTATATGGGGAGTGAAGATGTTAGGAGGCAGCGGCCAAATGTATTTTGGATGGAACGGTTTGGGGCTGAGGTAAATCCGGTACAAAAGGGAGATTGCACTCTTAAGGAGGCCATTACTGCAGCACTTGAAGATTGGCTGGTTAACCGCAAGACCACCCATTATTTATTGGGCACTGTTTGTGGCCCTCATCCTTTTCCTGCGCTTGTGAGTTATCT is part of the Gammaproteobacteria bacterium genome and harbors:
- the trpB gene encoding tryptophan synthase subunit beta; the protein is MEPPHPLLPDENGFFGKYGGQYLSEELNPNLTELTREFYNIIEDKTFWFSFVNLVQEFSGRPTPITFAGNLTRLLGGAQIYLKREDLNHTGAHKINNALGQGLLMQRLGKKRVVAETGAGQHGLATSIMAARFGFDAHIYMGSEDVRRQRPNVFWMERFGAEVNPVQKGDCTLKEAITAALEDWLVNRKTTHYLLGTVCGPHPFPALVSYLQSIIGLEARMQMLERLGRLPSKVYACVGGGSNAVGIFQGFLTGDVELIGVEAGGTGIKSGEHASRIASGQGSLGIAQGYKTIFLQNEAGKLLSTHSIAAGLDYVGISPIIADWADQGKVRIEQAFDEEVIEAAKLLMQAEGIIPALESSHALATAFKEAKNLSSDDILLISLSGRGDKDIFAYGRILGDKSWTDYLKSIIEYE